The Imtechella halotolerans DNA window ACGATTTACGAACTCCATTAAGCACAATTGTAGGCTATGCTAATATGCTTCAATCTCATCTCAAAGAACAAAAGCAGAAATATTACCTGAGTAGCATTCTTGAATCATCATCATATATGTCTCAACTAGTTGATGACCTTTTGGATTACTCCAAACTTGAAGCAGGCAAACTAACCATTTCAAATATTCCGTTTGATATTAGCACACTATTAAATGATATAGTTTCAAATTTAAAAAACACAAACCAGGAAAAAGATATTTCACTTTCATTAAACATAGACAACACGCTTAGCACATCACTCTACATTGGGGATCCCTACCGAATTAGGCAAATAATAACCAATTTGCTTGGAAATGCATATAAATTCACTTCAAAAGGTGAGATAGTAGTTCATGCATACCAAAAAGATTCTAAAATAAGTATAGCAATATCTGACACAGGTGTAGGTATCCCTGAAAAAGCTTTATCCACTATATTTGTGGAATTTACCCAAGCTAACTCAACCATTGAAAGACAATATGGAGGATATGGGATGGGGCTGACAATTTCAAAGAAGCTAGCTACACTTATGGATGGACACATAAGCGTTAAAAGCGAGTTAAACAAGGGTAGTATATTCACCCTTACACTACCTGCCACATTAAAGGAAAAACCTAAACATGACCCTTCTAAAACCATTAAAAACCTTACTGCGATACTAATTGATGATGATATTAATTTACTTCAACTTTTAGAAGAAACCCTCCAACAAAGACAAATATTCACACATAAGTTTAGCGATGCAGAGACGGCCCTAGAAGCCTTAAAAAAAATTAAGTTCGACTTTATATTGACAGACATACAGCTTCCTAAAATAAATGGTTTTAGATTTCTGAATTTACTGGTACAACAATCAGAATTTAACACTTCAATTCCTGTATTTGCGATGACAGGAAGAAAAGATATAAATCGTGAACTCTATCTCTCAAGCGGGTTTACCCAGGTGCTATACAAACCATTCACCCCTCAGGAATTATTCAATACAATATCTCATTATTTTCCTTTACAGAATCATCCAATAACTGATAAGCTTCCAATATTAACAGAAAAAAAAGCTCAGTTTTTTAATCCAGACTCAATCATTTCGTTTGTTGGAGATGATAATAATTTGATAAAGGTATCATTGGTTACTTTCTGTCAAGAAACAAAACAACATTCACTATTATTACGCAAATATATTCAGGAAGAAAATTATCAAGCTGCTGAGGCACTACTACATAAAATGCTAACCATGTTCACTCAACTTAAAGCAGAACATTCCTTAATAATTCTTAAAGAAATGTATCACCATGCTACAAATCAAATTGACTTTCCAGTCGGATTATTCAACAAATGGGAACAAAGTTGGGAACAATTGCATAAGGATATCCAAAATTATCTAGTAGGGATATAAATTCATTCAATATTATATTCTTTAAGTTTGTTATAAAGTGTTTTTCTGGTAATATTAAGCAATTTGGCAGCCAGTGTTTTATTATTTTCAGCTTCTATAAGCGCCTTTCGAATAAGTTCCTTTTCATGATGTTTGGTAGAAAAATTAATTTCACTATCTACCACATTCTCTTTAACAGATAGCATAGTTTGTAAAATGGCTGATTGAATATAACCACCTTGAGTGAGAAGTGTGGCACGTTTTATCACATTGGACAACTCCCTTAAATTTCCGGGCCAATTATATTTTTGAAAAACAGCCATGGTTTCGGGTGTAAAACCAAGTACTTGCTTATCAAGTTGTTTATTAGCCAATTCTAAAAAGTATTCGGCAAAAATCGGAATATCTTCTCTTCGTTCTGATAATTGAGGCATTTTTATTGAAAACTCATTCAGCCTATGATACAGATCATTTCTAAAATCACCATTATCTACTGCTTTTTCTAAATTTTCATTAGTTGCCGCTATAATTCTTATATCTACGGATATTTCCTTACTACTTCCTACTGGTTTTATTTTTCGTTCTTGAAGAGCTCTGAGTAACTGTATTTGATTTTCATAAGACAAATTACCAACCTCATCCAAAAAAAGAGTTCCTTCATTAGCCGATAAGAAATGTCCCTTTTTATCATCAATAGCACCAGTGAAGGCTCCCTTAACATGTCCAAAAAACTCACTAGAGGCTATTTCTTTAGGAATAGCCCCGCAATCCACAGCTACAAATGGTTTATTATTTCGACTGCTTTGTTCATGAATTGCCTTGGCGACCATCTCCTTACCGGTGCCACTTTCTCCAATTATTAAAACAGACATATTTGTAGGTCCTACCAATTGAACATACTCATTTAATGTTTGAGATGATTTACTTACACCTTTCACATAGCCTTGATTAAACCCCTTTTTAGAAATATTTACTTCTGTTTTTGAAGAAGATTTGGAGGAAGATTTTAGTGCATTGGCAATAACATCTAGAACCTCCTCCTGATTGAATGGCTTAGATATATAATCGAATGCTCCTTGCTTCATAGCTTCTACGGCAGTAGATACCTCTGCATACCCCGTCATAAGTATAACTGGTATTTCCAATCCATTAGATCTAATACTCTTTAACAAGTCTATACCATCACCATCCGGAAGTCGCAAATCAGAAAAAACCATATGAAATGACTCGACCTCTATGGTTCTCAAAGCCTCTTTGACAGATAAAATTGTAGTCACTTTATAACCATTTCGTTCCAAAAATCGTTGCAACAGTTGGGAAAATGATATATCGTCTTCAACCAATAAAATAGACTTCATAGTAGAGGGTTTCTAACAAAAATAGACAAGTTAAC harbors:
- a CDS encoding ATP-binding response regulator; protein product: MNSPKRNITIKVVVSYMILLLLVILVGSYLYKQIDAFTSLQQHETNDNSKVVRIGRILAIMYENESFGRAAIQSEEAEILTKYIIKNDSLALEIDSLKILTNSPYQVVLVDSIKLLLEEKLQNIFELKSIREASESDSILDEGIKNFINIESSMGKLTLEDFSSNPENLAKKQKETLEEIITILNKYRPRDTSVMVDEQTLDSIIVQSKTHLKQVRNEIVKQRKELVKKENQLVQNDLTVSQQIKTLLSLLESDLRLSDLKLAKERDKALQRGAYILILAAVIATLLVIIFSLLILNDFWKAQRYRKELENANSYTSSLLQSREQLISMVSHDLRTPLSTIVGYANMLQSHLKEQKQKYYLSSILESSSYMSQLVDDLLDYSKLEAGKLTISNIPFDISTLLNDIVSNLKNTNQEKDISLSLNIDNTLSTSLYIGDPYRIRQIITNLLGNAYKFTSKGEIVVHAYQKDSKISIAISDTGVGIPEKALSTIFVEFTQANSTIERQYGGYGMGLTISKKLATLMDGHISVKSELNKGSIFTLTLPATLKEKPKHDPSKTIKNLTAILIDDDINLLQLLEETLQQRQIFTHKFSDAETALEALKKIKFDFILTDIQLPKINGFRFLNLLVQQSEFNTSIPVFAMTGRKDINRELYLSSGFTQVLYKPFTPQELFNTISHYFPLQNHPITDKLPILTEKKAQFFNPDSIISFVGDDNNLIKVSLVTFCQETKQHSLLLRKYIQEENYQAAEALLHKMLTMFTQLKAEHSLIILKEMYHHATNQIDFPVGLFNKWEQSWEQLHKDIQNYLVGI
- a CDS encoding sigma-54-dependent transcriptional regulator produces the protein MKSILLVEDDISFSQLLQRFLERNGYKVTTILSVKEALRTIEVESFHMVFSDLRLPDGDGIDLLKSIRSNGLEIPVILMTGYAEVSTAVEAMKQGAFDYISKPFNQEEVLDVIANALKSSSKSSSKTEVNISKKGFNQGYVKGVSKSSQTLNEYVQLVGPTNMSVLIIGESGTGKEMVAKAIHEQSSRNNKPFVAVDCGAIPKEIASSEFFGHVKGAFTGAIDDKKGHFLSANEGTLFLDEVGNLSYENQIQLLRALQERKIKPVGSSKEISVDIRIIAATNENLEKAVDNGDFRNDLYHRLNEFSIKMPQLSERREDIPIFAEYFLELANKQLDKQVLGFTPETMAVFQKYNWPGNLRELSNVIKRATLLTQGGYIQSAILQTMLSVKENVVDSEINFSTKHHEKELIRKALIEAENNKTLAAKLLNITRKTLYNKLKEYNIE